The following proteins are encoded in a genomic region of Ornithodoros turicata isolate Travis chromosome 6, ASM3712646v1, whole genome shotgun sequence:
- the LOC135397496 gene encoding protein SREK1IP1-like, with the protein MESNLKEIMARLMNQTSDSVRPACKKCGYPGHFTYQCRNFLKVNPNKDIVLDISSTSSEDESEDDFVSPLVKLNAEETAKSSGGPSFVGEEKSRQRSREKKKKHKKHKSRSRTRSRSVSRSRSVSECSEDDRKKSKKSKKHKKEKKQKRSQQHKSEKRRVDD; encoded by the coding sequence ATGGAATCTAATCTGAAAGAAATTATGGCCCGTCTGATGAACCAGACGTCTGATTCTGTCAGACCTGCGTGTAAAAAGTGTGGCTACCCCGGACATTTCACGTACCAGTGTCGAAACTTTCTCAAGGTGAATCCCAACAAGGACATTGTCCTCGATATTAGCAGCACAAGTTCGGAAGATGAGTCGGAAGACGATTTCGTGTCGCCTCTCGTCAAACTCAACGCGGAAGAAACCGCTAAGAGCAGTGGTGGTCCGTCGTTCGTGGGAGAAGAAAAATCGAGACAGCGAAGTcgtgagaaaaagaagaaacacaaaaagcaCAAGTCGCGGTCAAGGACCAGATCAAGGTCGGTGTCAAGATCACGATCAGTGTCCGAGTGTTCTGAGGATGATCGGAAGAAATCCAAAAAATCGAAAaaacacaaaaaggaaaagaagcagAAAAGGTCTCAACAGCACAAATCCGAAAAGCGGAGGGTTGATGACTGA